In uncultured Campylobacter sp., a genomic segment contains:
- a CDS encoding SMI1/KNR4 family protein, translating to MSEFNFGLFKKRLNIFLEKIEDFGGETDPLTIEKPATEEEIKAVEAKLGYTLPAHLREVLLENTAHLEFYWSIYTDEDEEDEDLLPDEFAEISSGELLFGLDLLLGYEESRKSWAEDVYCDCGNAYDRVWHNKTAFHQVGNGDYIAIELEPENYGKVVYLSHDGSENHGLYIANNFKEFLMNYAAVGCTGGEDWQWEPFYTKGKGIDPACKNARNWYKILNIDPASLR from the coding sequence ATGAGCGAATTTAACTTTGGGCTTTTTAAAAAGCGTTTAAATATATTTTTAGAAAAAATAGAAGACTTTGGCGGCGAGACTGATCCCCTCACGATAGAAAAGCCCGCTACCGAGGAGGAAATCAAAGCCGTAGAAGCAAAATTAGGCTATACGCTGCCTGCGCATTTGCGTGAAGTGCTTTTGGAAAACACCGCTCATTTGGAGTTTTATTGGAGTATCTATACGGATGAGGACGAAGAAGACGAGGATTTGCTGCCTGATGAATTCGCCGAAATCTCCTCTGGAGAGTTGCTTTTTGGACTGGATTTGCTTTTAGGCTATGAAGAAAGTCGCAAGAGCTGGGCGGAGGACGTATATTGTGATTGCGGTAATGCATACGACCGCGTTTGGCATAACAAAACGGCTTTTCATCAAGTAGGCAACGGCGATTATATCGCTATTGAGTTAGAGCCGGAGAACTATGGCAAGGTTGTGTATCTTAGCCACGACGGTAGCGAAAATCACGGGCTTTATATAGCGAATAATTTTAAGGAATTTTTGATGAACTACGCCGCCGTGGGTTGCACGGGAGGCGAGGACTGGCAGTGGGAGCCTTTTTATACCAAAGGCAAAGGCATAGACCCAGCCTGCAAAAACGCTCGCAACTGGTATAAAATTTTAAACATAGATCCGGCTAGCTTGCGCTAA
- a CDS encoding thiol:disulfide interchange protein DsbA/DsbL, giving the protein MKIISKFTRILAVFCLLGSMANALEEGKEYQILQKPLDVPKNSVVKVFSYECPHCYKFDKTVTPKLFSELDGVKFIPYHLKTKGKLGETASKIFAAMIALDEANDVSLLSEKSKFKKAKFAVYNAVHDKNDDFKDGKDKARFIKTAISAAGVSEADYDKALASPRAQEILKTWDESYDVAKVQGVPAYVVSGKYLLNAQALGSIDAMAAAVKELSAR; this is encoded by the coding sequence ATGAAAATAATCTCTAAATTTACGCGGATTTTAGCCGTCTTTTGCTTGCTCGGCTCTATGGCAAACGCGCTAGAGGAGGGCAAGGAGTATCAGATACTACAAAAACCTCTAGACGTGCCTAAAAACAGCGTCGTAAAGGTCTTTAGCTACGAGTGTCCGCACTGCTATAAATTCGACAAAACCGTCACGCCCAAACTCTTTAGCGAGCTAGACGGAGTTAAATTTATCCCGTATCACTTAAAAACCAAAGGAAAGCTCGGCGAAACGGCGAGTAAAATTTTTGCCGCGATGATCGCTCTAGACGAGGCAAACGACGTTAGTTTGCTAAGCGAGAAGTCTAAATTTAAAAAAGCTAAATTTGCGGTTTATAACGCCGTTCACGACAAAAACGACGATTTTAAAGACGGCAAGGATAAGGCTAGATTTATCAAAACCGCCATTAGCGCAGCGGGCGTGAGCGAGGCGGACTACGACAAGGCGCTAGCTAGCCCGCGCGCGCAAGAAATTTTAAAAACATGGGACGAGAGCTACGACGTAGCCAAGGTTCAGGGCGTGCCAGCATACGTCGTTAGCGGTAAATATCTGCTAAACGCGCAGGCGTTAGGCTCGATCGATGCTATGGCTGCCGCCGTCAAAGAGCTATCGGCGAGATAA